In Vicinamibacterales bacterium, the following are encoded in one genomic region:
- a CDS encoding protein kinase, producing MIGTVIGNYRVVQKLGEGGMGAVYKAVDTLLEREVALKMLRSEYAGQPDLVERFRTEAVTLARLNHPHIATLYGLTRDDERFFMVMEFVHGETLEHLVSQHGPLQAEAATRWTCQVLRAMEYAHRRGVIHRDIKPANLMVTAEEGSIKVMDFGIARVLGSAHQTQLGHVIGTASYMAPEQIRGKEVDGRSDLYSLGIVLYQFVTGHPPFTGSDEFAIMTAQVTQPPTPPSELVDTVPDWLEAAVLRALSKSPDERFASATDFRRALETGLRKLVPDEDLGTGPVTPAGTTPAAGWAGTGSAERVHEAPTERRPARSDAQVTPVTPAPVAVSDAPAESRVTSQPTTARVVEARPAPTVPPPTPRAAGPAKPAVPTPRPAGLAWWYYAGVGALLIALVATPFIWRSLTAVATTTPSASPASATVPPAAATTPAASSAAAVPAAQVPTAPASPPAQAAQVPPSRTPAGQAPSPPIRSAQASTAVTPITPAPRVDTGSRTQPADVRTPLPPLAQQAPPTAAPDASARPVQPAPAAQPPKSAEPAPVVPAHPDAAVAGNGAKAPAGKPVDFEGLGLIRDNGASPVILHLYADRLTVAAEDSGAVVRTVMYKAITGATYSETRQTKSQSKGGFGALKGALSKGTQILGAGKHFLWIDLEGDVVVVRLGRAFKDILPEFERLSGLKVKKVATR from the coding sequence ATGATCGGGACCGTCATCGGCAACTACCGCGTGGTGCAGAAGCTCGGGGAAGGCGGCATGGGCGCCGTCTACAAGGCCGTCGACACGTTGCTCGAACGTGAGGTGGCTCTGAAGATGCTGCGTTCGGAGTACGCCGGGCAACCCGACCTGGTTGAACGCTTCCGCACGGAGGCCGTCACGCTGGCGCGGCTGAACCATCCGCACATCGCGACGCTCTACGGCCTCACGCGGGACGACGAGCGGTTCTTCATGGTGATGGAATTCGTCCACGGGGAGACCCTCGAGCACCTGGTTTCGCAACACGGGCCGCTGCAGGCCGAGGCGGCCACGCGCTGGACCTGCCAGGTTCTCCGCGCGATGGAATACGCGCACCGGCGCGGCGTCATCCACCGCGACATCAAGCCCGCGAACCTCATGGTCACCGCAGAGGAAGGGTCCATCAAGGTGATGGACTTCGGCATTGCGCGGGTGCTCGGCAGCGCGCATCAGACGCAACTCGGCCACGTCATCGGTACGGCGAGCTACATGGCGCCCGAGCAGATCCGCGGAAAGGAAGTCGACGGCCGCTCCGACCTCTACTCGCTGGGGATCGTGCTCTATCAGTTCGTCACCGGCCATCCGCCGTTCACCGGGAGCGACGAGTTCGCCATCATGACCGCCCAGGTCACGCAGCCACCCACTCCGCCGTCGGAACTGGTGGACACGGTGCCGGACTGGTTGGAGGCTGCGGTGCTGCGCGCCCTCTCGAAGTCGCCTGACGAGCGCTTCGCGTCGGCCACTGACTTCCGCCGGGCGCTCGAGACCGGGCTCAGGAAACTCGTGCCGGACGAGGATCTGGGCACGGGCCCGGTGACCCCGGCCGGGACGACGCCGGCGGCCGGGTGGGCGGGCACCGGCTCGGCCGAGAGGGTCCACGAGGCGCCGACCGAGCGCCGGCCCGCTCGTTCCGACGCCCAGGTCACGCCCGTGACGCCGGCCCCCGTGGCTGTATCCGACGCGCCGGCCGAATCGCGGGTCACCTCGCAGCCGACCACGGCGCGGGTTGTCGAGGCGCGGCCGGCACCTACGGTGCCTCCGCCCACACCCAGGGCCGCCGGCCCCGCGAAGCCGGCCGTGCCGACGCCGCGGCCGGCCGGCCTGGCGTGGTGGTACTACGCGGGTGTGGGCGCCTTGCTGATCGCACTGGTCGCCACTCCGTTCATCTGGCGCAGCCTGACGGCTGTCGCGACCACAACCCCGTCGGCGTCGCCCGCGTCAGCCACGGTTCCACCCGCGGCTGCCACCACACCTGCCGCCTCCTCCGCGGCCGCCGTTCCGGCGGCGCAGGTGCCGACGGCGCCGGCTTCACCGCCCGCTCAGGCTGCACAGGTGCCACCGTCCCGGACGCCAGCGGGCCAGGCCCCGTCTCCGCCGATCCGGTCCGCTCAGGCATCGACCGCGGTGACGCCAATCACTCCGGCGCCTCGCGTCGATACCGGGAGCCGCACTCAGCCGGCGGATGTCAGGACTCCGCTGCCCCCCTTGGCGCAGCAGGCGCCGCCGACCGCTGCTCCAGACGCGTCCGCCCGTCCGGTCCAGCCCGCGCCGGCGGCGCAACCTCCGAAGTCTGCGGAGCCCGCACCCGTCGTACCGGCACATCCGGATGCGGCAGTGGCCGGGAACGGTGCCAAGGCACCGGCAGGGAAGCCCGTGGACTTCGAGGGCCTCGGACTCATTCGCGACAATGGCGCGAGCCCTGTGATTCTTCACCTGTATGCTGACCGCCTGACGGTCGCGGCCGAGGACTCCGGCGCGGTCGTGAGGACGGTCATGTACAAGGCCATCACCGGCGCAACGTACTCGGAGACGCGGCAGACCAAATCGCAGTCGAAGGGGGGATTCGGCGCGTTGAAGGGGGCGCTGTCGAAGGGCACCCAGATTCTCGGCGCCGGCAAGCACTTCCTGTGGATCGACCTCGAAGGCGACGTCGTCGTGGTCAGGCTCGGGCGCGCCTTCAAGGACATCCTGCCCGAATTCGAGCGCCTCAGCGGATTGAAGGTGAAGAAGGTCGCGACCCGGTAG
- a CDS encoding Stp1/IreP family PP2C-type Ser/Thr phosphatase has translation MTAASFRHRVVVSVLSDVGCRREVNEDSVAFVAPEDAAVLEARGVLVVVADGMGGHAAGEVASRLAVTTLVREYFDAAGDPSAALVAAVSTANRAIHDTAAADPSLHGMGTTCTALVLHGGQASCAHVGDSRLYLVRGGDIYAMTEDHSAVRDLLNQGVITREEAKHHAERNIILRALGTHPHVDIASWSEPLPVRARDCFLLCTDGLHDLVESGELLEACEHRSAEEACRHLVGLARARGGYDNITVAVARLDEPPPAADTASLADADGART, from the coding sequence ATGACAGCAGCATCATTCCGGCACCGCGTCGTGGTCAGCGTGCTGAGCGACGTCGGATGTCGGCGCGAGGTGAATGAGGATTCGGTCGCCTTCGTGGCGCCCGAGGACGCGGCCGTTCTCGAGGCTCGCGGTGTGCTCGTGGTCGTCGCCGACGGGATGGGCGGGCACGCGGCAGGCGAGGTGGCGAGCCGGCTCGCGGTGACGACGCTCGTTCGCGAATACTTCGACGCGGCCGGCGATCCGTCTGCCGCGCTCGTGGCTGCCGTGTCCACGGCCAACCGGGCGATCCACGACACCGCGGCGGCCGATCCGAGCCTGCATGGCATGGGCACGACGTGCACGGCGCTGGTGCTGCATGGCGGCCAGGCCAGTTGCGCGCATGTCGGCGACAGCCGTCTCTATCTGGTCCGGGGCGGCGACATCTACGCGATGACCGAGGATCACTCGGCGGTTCGCGACCTGCTCAACCAGGGTGTCATCACCCGCGAAGAGGCGAAGCATCACGCGGAGCGCAACATCATCCTCCGTGCGCTCGGGACGCACCCGCACGTCGACATCGCCTCGTGGAGCGAGCCTCTCCCCGTGCGTGCCCGTGACTGCTTCCTGCTCTGCACCGACGGCCTCCACGACCTGGTGGAGTCGGGCGAGCTGTTGGAGGCGTGTGAGCACCGGTCCGCCGAGGAGGCGTGTCGACACCTGGTCGGCCTCGCGCGGGCGCGCGGCGGATACGACAACATCACCGTCGCCGTGGCGCGTCTCGACGAACCGCCGCCGGCGGCAGACACCGCGTCGCTCGCGGACGCGGACGGGGCCAGAACATGA
- a CDS encoding trypsin-like peptidase domain-containing protein produces the protein MERVILRHLSGSRAGQVEEFPLDGVRELAVGRDPTSSVRYDPDRDDLVGRHHAKIERDLSDPHRFTLVDLDSRNGTYLNKQRISGRVNLVSGDLVQFGPGGPELVFEIEPPPAHVPPVTRVPGVPDTAQAGPRDAGAVGRATVERMIKDANRRARASTLVVVGVLLVLLVIIGSFFAYRSVIGRTQLVDQLGQAKTALEEVQKTAPMSPVDIARLYTDATVFIEVGWKLIHTETGGQVYHEYHVDTDSRGRPVKDKDGDVVAIPIYIRLPDGKIEPSLSIEHGSFQQNQPIGGRHTGSGFVVAADGYILTNRHVAATWETAYTEFPDGGGVVVDLETKKTAKLAEAPRDWVPAAARVLGRRALTGKNVEGRHDYLDVTFARTRLRIPAKLVRVSDRHDASMIKVDVPQAVKKVVVFENPDIATGASLTIMGYPAISPSVAVVTRSQDPFNRESQTRSVPDPTVTPATVGRVLKGAVSPAGGGEYDYLSEFGDSYQLTANATGGGNSGGPVFDDRGRVIGIFYASRTTDARITFAVPIKYGLELMRVGPAVRQ, from the coding sequence ATGGAGCGAGTGATCCTCAGGCACCTGAGTGGTTCCAGGGCCGGTCAGGTGGAGGAGTTTCCCCTCGACGGCGTACGTGAGTTGGCGGTCGGCCGCGATCCGACGTCCAGCGTTCGGTACGACCCAGATCGGGATGACCTCGTCGGGCGGCACCACGCGAAGATTGAGCGCGATCTCTCGGACCCTCACCGGTTCACCCTGGTGGATCTCGACAGCCGCAATGGAACCTACCTCAACAAGCAGCGGATATCCGGCCGCGTCAACCTCGTCTCAGGGGACTTGGTGCAGTTCGGCCCGGGCGGGCCCGAGTTGGTGTTCGAGATCGAACCGCCGCCCGCGCACGTCCCGCCGGTGACTCGCGTGCCGGGCGTACCCGACACGGCCCAGGCCGGACCTCGCGACGCGGGTGCGGTGGGACGAGCGACGGTGGAACGGATGATCAAGGACGCGAACCGTCGCGCACGCGCCAGCACGCTGGTGGTGGTCGGCGTCCTCCTCGTCCTCCTCGTCATCATCGGGTCGTTCTTCGCGTATCGGTCCGTGATCGGCCGGACGCAACTCGTCGACCAGCTCGGTCAGGCGAAGACTGCGCTCGAAGAAGTGCAGAAGACCGCCCCGATGTCGCCCGTGGACATCGCCCGCCTCTACACGGATGCGACCGTGTTCATCGAGGTGGGCTGGAAGCTCATTCACACGGAGACCGGTGGGCAGGTGTACCACGAGTACCACGTCGACACCGACAGCCGCGGTCGTCCGGTGAAGGACAAGGACGGCGACGTCGTCGCGATCCCGATCTACATCCGTCTGCCCGACGGGAAGATCGAGCCGTCGCTGTCGATCGAACACGGCAGCTTCCAGCAGAACCAGCCGATTGGAGGGCGCCACACCGGTTCGGGGTTCGTCGTCGCCGCCGACGGGTATATCCTCACGAACAGGCACGTCGCGGCAACGTGGGAAACCGCCTACACCGAGTTCCCTGACGGCGGCGGCGTGGTCGTGGATCTCGAGACCAAGAAGACGGCGAAGCTGGCAGAGGCTCCGCGCGACTGGGTGCCTGCGGCGGCTCGTGTCCTTGGACGCCGCGCGCTGACCGGCAAGAACGTCGAAGGGCGGCACGATTACCTCGACGTGACGTTTGCAAGGACGAGGCTTCGGATTCCCGCGAAACTCGTGCGCGTCTCGGACCGCCACGATGCGTCGATGATCAAGGTGGATGTGCCGCAGGCGGTGAAGAAGGTGGTGGTCTTCGAGAATCCGGACATCGCCACCGGCGCGTCGCTGACGATCATGGGCTATCCGGCAATCTCCCCGTCGGTCGCGGTGGTGACACGGTCGCAGGATCCGTTCAACCGCGAGTCCCAGACGCGGAGCGTGCCGGACCCGACGGTCACACCTGCCACGGTGGGGCGGGTGCTGAAGGGGGCGGTCTCTCCGGCAGGCGGCGGTGAGTACGACTATCTCAGCGAGTTCGGCGACTCGTACCAGCTGACGGCGAATGCCACGGGCGGGGGCAACAGCGGGGGACCTGTCTTCGACGATCGTGGGCGGGTCATCGGCATCTTCTACGCATCGCGAACGACGGATGCGCGCATTACGTTTGCCGTGCCGATCAAATACGGGCTGGAGTTGATGCGGGTTGGTCCGGCGGTCAGGCAGTGA
- a CDS encoding homocysteine S-methyltransferase family protein, whose amino-acid sequence MSLLDVSRSRVVVGDGAMGTELQRAGLPIGECGDRWNLEHPDRIEAIHAAYVAAGSEAIITNSFGANRWVLGRYGLADQIEAVNSAAAAIARRAAGSTATVLGDIGPCGGFLRPLGDVDPADLQGEFTRQARALLDGGADGVIVETMSAVEELVLAIRAARAAGAPFIIASMAFDCLPNGNIRTMMGVSPEQAARASVAERADIVGANCGTHMTTADFAKVVTAFRKEADRPVMIQANAGSPELEDGHAVYRLTPAAFADGMGEVVAAGAAIVGGCCGTTPEHIAALRSYVRRMAAAR is encoded by the coding sequence ATGAGCTTGCTCGACGTGTCCCGTTCCCGGGTGGTGGTTGGTGACGGCGCGATGGGGACCGAACTCCAGCGTGCCGGTTTGCCGATTGGCGAGTGCGGCGATCGCTGGAACCTGGAGCACCCGGATCGGATCGAGGCGATTCACGCGGCGTATGTCGCCGCCGGCAGCGAGGCGATCATCACGAATTCGTTTGGCGCGAACCGCTGGGTTCTGGGTCGCTACGGCCTGGCGGACCAGATCGAGGCGGTCAACAGCGCGGCGGCAGCGATTGCCCGGCGCGCGGCCGGCTCGACGGCAACGGTGCTGGGCGACATCGGTCCGTGCGGCGGCTTCCTGCGACCGCTCGGGGACGTCGACCCGGCCGACCTGCAGGGTGAGTTCACGCGACAGGCACGAGCCCTGCTCGACGGCGGCGCCGACGGCGTGATCGTCGAAACGATGAGCGCAGTGGAGGAGTTGGTGTTGGCGATTCGCGCGGCACGCGCGGCCGGCGCGCCCTTCATCATCGCGTCCATGGCCTTCGATTGCCTCCCCAACGGGAACATTCGGACGATGATGGGCGTGTCGCCGGAGCAGGCTGCGAGGGCGTCGGTGGCCGAGCGCGCGGATATCGTCGGAGCGAACTGCGGCACGCACATGACGACGGCCGACTTCGCGAAGGTGGTGACGGCGTTCCGGAAGGAAGCCGATCGGCCGGTCATGATCCAGGCTAATGCGGGCAGTCCGGAACTCGAGGACGGCCACGCGGTGTACCGGCTGACACCCGCTGCCTTCGCCGACGGCATGGGCGAAGTCGTCGCTGCGGGCGCGGCCATCGTCGGCGGCTGTTGCGGCACGACGCCAGAGCACATCGCGGCGCTACGAAGCTACGTCAGGCGGATGGCTGCGGCCCGTTGA
- a CDS encoding uroporphyrinogen decarboxylase family protein, with the protein MNSRTRMDAAMRPAEGRLPDRAPVMCQLALGHYFLHAGDPIDIWHDTDAFAEALLTLRRRYRFDGILVNLPGRDPNWRRFVRSIDADSRGRLIRWTDGRCTLAPPDDNPHVWTDGSGRRLALRMEDIDPDRLFYVEPHDLAGPTHPTAWGFHAEPAVPGPDFFPPWHWDTITRVRASAPEVSVHGEVFSPLSQLMELVGHMSVLGALLLDPAKVLACLDRLTEGAIVLAKGQIAAGADAVLISSAFAGAGFLSPDHYRRFVLPFEKRIIAAVRCGAPGIPVYTHTCGAIGDRLELMVESGTSGIDTLDPPPLGTVDLADAKARLGGRVFIKGNVDPVNTVLHGTPEACYRDACTRLAIGGPGGGYILSTACSVPPHAPPENILALTAAAEQAGGERG; encoded by the coding sequence ATGAACTCGCGGACGAGGATGGACGCCGCGATGCGGCCCGCCGAGGGCCGTCTGCCAGACCGCGCGCCGGTGATGTGCCAGCTGGCGCTCGGCCACTATTTCCTGCACGCCGGCGATCCAATCGACATCTGGCACGACACCGACGCCTTCGCAGAGGCGCTGCTCACCCTGCGGCGCCGGTACCGCTTCGACGGCATCCTGGTGAACCTGCCTGGCCGCGATCCCAACTGGCGTCGCTTCGTGCGATCGATCGACGCCGACTCGCGCGGCCGCCTGATCCGGTGGACCGACGGGCGCTGCACGCTCGCACCGCCCGACGACAATCCCCACGTGTGGACGGACGGCTCAGGCCGCCGCCTCGCGCTTCGGATGGAGGACATCGACCCGGACCGGCTGTTCTACGTCGAGCCGCACGACCTGGCCGGCCCGACCCATCCGACGGCCTGGGGTTTCCACGCCGAACCCGCGGTCCCCGGCCCGGATTTCTTCCCGCCCTGGCACTGGGACACGATCACGCGCGTCCGTGCCTCCGCGCCCGAGGTGTCGGTCCACGGCGAGGTGTTCTCCCCGCTCTCGCAGTTGATGGAACTGGTCGGGCACATGAGCGTGCTCGGCGCGCTCCTGCTCGATCCCGCCAAGGTGCTGGCCTGCCTCGACCGCCTCACCGAAGGGGCCATCGTCCTGGCGAAGGGGCAGATCGCCGCCGGAGCCGACGCGGTGCTGATCTCGTCGGCGTTCGCCGGAGCGGGCTTCCTGTCGCCCGATCACTATCGACGGTTCGTCCTGCCCTTCGAGAAGCGCATCATCGCCGCGGTGCGCTGCGGCGCTCCCGGCATCCCGGTCTACACGCACACGTGCGGCGCGATTGGGGACCGGCTCGAGTTGATGGTGGAGTCGGGCACGTCGGGTATCGACACGCTCGATCCGCCGCCCCTCGGCACGGTCGATCTCGCCGACGCGAAGGCTCGCCTCGGTGGCCGGGTGTTCATCAAGGGTAACGTCGATCCCGTGAACACGGTGCTGCACGGGACCCCGGAAGCCTGCTATCGTGACGCGTGTACCCGGCTCGCCATCGGAGGGCCGGGGGGCGGTTACATTCTGAGCACCGCCTGCTCGGTGCCGCCGCATGCACCGCCCGAGAATATTCTGGCGCTGACCGCCGCGGCCGAGCAGGCTGGCGGTGAAAGAGGATGA
- a CDS encoding ASKHA domain-containing protein produces the protein MARIDTLRTGWYKRPVSTIPFQIRFAPDDRVYTAAGSVEFYAAAAGAGILVEQPCGGEGTCGRCRIRIPEGAPAPIDTDRQHFTDDELATGWRLACGVVFNGPAVVEVPAVSRSAAGKSFGVDLPSERLDHPLVDLLLVDMAMSDRAPLSTVDRLEQATGLPPRGLRGSPRALVELAASSAAGGFVGVALERGMLISAWPGAVLERYGVALDLGTTSLAAALVRLADGAVVSSASCLNPQVAFGADVIARIKHAGDHGTGAADLTRAVREGLASLVAQVLDVAGCDRGSVVVAACAGNPTMMHSWAGVPLTSLGTAPYGGVWSSALTCTAADVDLPIHPNARVHPFPLVRSHVGGDAVAGAVACDLDRPGGRRLLVDLGTNSEVIVTDGFRVVATSAAAGPAFEGVSIRCGMRAAAGAIDAASIAPGAPLAYSTLGGAAPRGLCGSGLIDLVAALLRLGVIEESGRLRRAEEIESPSAIGVRDSLTQVDGLQAFVVADPEPSSGLGAVVLTARDVREIQLATGSIGAAITLACRHLGFEPGALDEVFLAGAFGNFIRKASALRIGLVPAIDPERIRFVGNAAGIGARLALVDRGVLERAGECVARAEYLELAAVPSYQETFMSALSFPREPVHR, from the coding sequence GTGGCGCGGATTGACACGCTGCGCACCGGATGGTACAAGCGCCCGGTGAGCACGATTCCGTTCCAGATCCGGTTTGCGCCCGACGACCGCGTCTACACGGCCGCTGGTTCCGTCGAATTCTACGCGGCGGCGGCTGGCGCCGGCATTCTGGTCGAGCAACCGTGCGGCGGCGAGGGCACCTGCGGGCGGTGCCGTATTCGGATTCCGGAAGGCGCGCCTGCGCCCATCGACACCGACCGACAGCACTTCACCGACGACGAGCTTGCCACTGGCTGGCGCCTCGCCTGTGGTGTCGTGTTCAATGGTCCGGCTGTCGTCGAGGTGCCGGCCGTGTCGCGTTCGGCCGCCGGCAAGTCGTTCGGCGTCGATCTGCCGAGCGAGCGCCTGGATCATCCGCTGGTCGATCTCCTCCTCGTCGACATGGCGATGTCCGATCGCGCGCCGCTCTCGACAGTGGACCGCCTGGAACAGGCAACCGGCCTGCCGCCGCGCGGCCTTCGCGGGTCGCCACGGGCGCTTGTGGAACTGGCCGCCTCGTCGGCCGCAGGCGGCTTTGTGGGTGTGGCCCTCGAGCGCGGCATGTTGATCTCCGCGTGGCCTGGCGCTGTCCTGGAGCGATATGGGGTCGCGCTCGACCTCGGCACGACATCGCTCGCGGCTGCGCTCGTGCGCCTGGCGGACGGCGCCGTGGTCTCGTCGGCCTCCTGTCTCAATCCGCAGGTGGCGTTTGGCGCGGACGTCATCGCGCGGATCAAGCACGCAGGCGACCACGGCACGGGCGCTGCCGACTTGACGCGCGCCGTTCGCGAGGGGCTCGCGTCGCTCGTGGCGCAGGTACTCGATGTCGCCGGTTGCGATCGTGGGTCCGTGGTCGTGGCGGCCTGCGCCGGCAATCCCACGATGATGCACTCCTGGGCCGGCGTGCCCCTCACGTCGCTCGGAACCGCTCCCTACGGAGGCGTGTGGTCGAGCGCACTGACGTGCACGGCCGCTGACGTGGATCTGCCGATCCATCCGAACGCCCGCGTCCACCCGTTCCCGCTCGTCAGGAGCCACGTGGGCGGCGATGCCGTCGCCGGCGCGGTGGCTTGCGATCTCGACCGGCCGGGCGGGCGCCGGCTGCTGGTGGACCTCGGCACGAACTCGGAAGTGATCGTGACCGACGGCTTCCGCGTCGTGGCCACATCTGCGGCCGCCGGTCCCGCGTTCGAAGGCGTCTCGATTCGTTGCGGCATGCGGGCCGCGGCCGGGGCGATCGATGCCGCGTCGATCGCGCCCGGCGCCCCGCTGGCGTACTCGACGCTCGGCGGCGCCGCACCGCGAGGACTCTGCGGCTCCGGCCTCATCGATCTCGTAGCCGCACTGCTCCGCCTCGGCGTCATCGAGGAGTCGGGCCGTTTGCGGCGGGCAGAGGAGATCGAATCCCCGTCGGCAATCGGCGTCCGCGACTCCCTGACCCAGGTGGACGGACTGCAAGCCTTCGTGGTCGCGGATCCCGAGCCGTCGTCCGGACTTGGCGCGGTCGTGTTGACCGCGCGCGACGTTCGAGAAATCCAGCTCGCCACCGGATCGATTGGTGCCGCGATCACGCTGGCCTGTCGCCATCTGGGTTTCGAGCCTGGCGCGCTCGACGAGGTCTTTCTCGCCGGTGCGTTTGGGAACTTCATCCGCAAGGCCAGTGCGCTCCGGATCGGTCTGGTGCCCGCGATCGACCCCGAGAGGATTCGGTTCGTCGGCAACGCGGCCGGGATCGGCGCCCGCCTGGCTCTGGTCGATCGCGGAGTGCTCGAGCGCGCCGGCGAGTGTGTCGCCCGCGCCGAGTACCTCGAACTGGCTGCCGTGCCCTCGTACCAGGAGACCTTCATGTCGGCGCTGTCGTTTCCCCGCGAGCCGGTACACCGATGA
- a CDS encoding aldo/keto reductase: MTDMTRREFVKAGAAGAAALALAGGQATAATDMPTRPLGKTGHNVKLFSLGGQATIEKPDTRDESIAIINRAIDLGVNYLDTAAAYGRPRIAQGQPQTPAWERNGWSQTHVGEVMATRRKEVFLASKTDDRTRDGSLRLLEQSLKLLRTDHLDLWQLHNIMREEQLDQIFGKDGAIEAMQKARDQKMVRFLGITGHFDPQVLMKGLERFDFDTILMALNPADKHHLPFITSVLPLANKKGIGVIGMKIPARGRIFKPDGITSIKGPLTYVMSLPVSTVIVGCDNVKQLEENVEIAKNFTPMTREEMAKLETLTSTYVSEASWFKKDAAGVGRPSHDDQNMD; the protein is encoded by the coding sequence ATGACTGACATGACTCGGCGTGAGTTCGTGAAGGCGGGAGCGGCTGGTGCGGCCGCGCTGGCACTGGCCGGAGGCCAGGCGACGGCGGCGACGGACATGCCCACTCGGCCGTTGGGCAAGACCGGACACAACGTGAAGCTCTTCAGTCTCGGGGGGCAGGCGACGATCGAGAAGCCCGACACGCGGGATGAGTCGATTGCCATCATCAACCGGGCCATCGACCTGGGCGTCAACTATCTCGACACGGCGGCGGCGTACGGCCGGCCTCGAATCGCCCAAGGCCAGCCTCAGACGCCAGCCTGGGAACGAAACGGCTGGAGCCAGACCCATGTGGGCGAGGTGATGGCGACCCGTCGGAAGGAAGTCTTCCTGGCCAGCAAGACCGATGACCGGACGCGTGATGGATCGCTGCGGCTGCTCGAGCAGAGCCTCAAGCTGCTGCGCACCGACCACCTCGACTTGTGGCAGCTCCACAACATCATGCGCGAGGAGCAACTCGACCAGATCTTCGGCAAGGACGGCGCGATCGAGGCGATGCAGAAGGCGCGCGACCAGAAGATGGTGCGCTTCCTCGGCATCACCGGCCACTTCGACCCGCAGGTCCTGATGAAGGGACTCGAGCGATTCGACTTCGACACGATTCTGATGGCGCTCAACCCGGCCGACAAGCATCACCTGCCATTCATCACGAGCGTCCTGCCGCTGGCGAACAAGAAGGGCATCGGCGTCATCGGCATGAAGATCCCGGCACGCGGCCGCATCTTCAAACCAGACGGGATTACGTCGATCAAGGGGCCGCTGACCTACGTGATGTCGCTTCCCGTGAGCACCGTGATCGTCGGCTGCGACAACGTGAAGCAGCTCGAGGAGAACGTCGAGATCGCGAAGAACTTCACGCCGATGACGCGGGAAGAGATGGCGAAGCTCGAGACGCTCACGAGCACCTACGTGAGCGAGGCCTCGTGGTTCAAGAAGGACGCTGCGGGCGTCGGGCGTCCGAGTCACGACGATCAGAACATGGACTAG
- the hypA gene encoding hydrogenase maturation nickel metallochaperone HypA has product MHELSIAQSIVDSVREHAAGHVGRRVLRVGVRVGEISGVNADALEFCFGMTVKDTDLDGVGLDLERVAVRYRCLDCAHEFPPVDFRAVCPSCRSEMASMIAGEELALSYLELE; this is encoded by the coding sequence ATGCACGAGCTCTCGATCGCGCAATCGATCGTCGATTCGGTTCGCGAGCACGCCGCCGGCCATGTCGGCCGGCGCGTGCTGCGCGTGGGCGTCCGCGTGGGAGAAATCTCCGGCGTGAACGCCGACGCGCTCGAGTTCTGCTTCGGCATGACGGTCAAGGACACCGATCTCGATGGCGTCGGCCTCGACCTCGAGCGGGTGGCCGTTCGCTACCGATGCCTGGACTGCGCGCACGAGTTCCCACCGGTGGATTTCCGCGCCGTGTGTCCCTCGTGCCGGTCCGAGATGGCGTCGATGATCGCCGGCGAGGAGCTGGCGTTGTCCTATCTGGAACTGGAGTAG